The region GCTGTCTACCTCTACATCTTTTTAATGGCGATTGCGGCGCAAGTGTTAGGGCATACTACCATCAACTGGGCTATGCGTTGGATTTCTCCCACGTTTGTCACTTTAGCCATTTTGTTTGAACCTGTTAGTTCCAGCTTTCTGGGCTTTCTGGTGTTTAATGAGTTGCCAGGACTACTGGTATTGGCGGGTGCAGTGGTGTTGCTGGGTGGGGTTGCGATCACAATTTCGGGGCGTTCTTAGCGCATATCCCTATTTCCGGAGTTCAGAAAAAACCTCATACCCTCATACTTAGTAGTAAGGTGCGTTGCGACGCACCCTACCTGTCTCAAGTTACGGTGTTCCAGTGGAAGGGGTTGCAGACTCGGAATCAGGCGTTGAGGAAAATCGCTGTGAAATCCAATGAGTCAAAATATGAGAAAGTAATCCCATTGGCCCAGCAAATAAGCATAAAGCCAGCGAATGAACTGTCCAGACACCTGTACGCTGTCCTTCCAGGTAAATCCAGCGCCCAACAAACAAGTCCATCACGAGGAAGTGAATCCATCCTGTTGCAGCGGCTTTTTCATCTGCGAAGAAACGGGCAATGTCGGCTAACTGAGGATTAGACAAAGCGGCTGCAGATTCCGGTGTAATGCTGCTAATAAACAAATAAATATACAAAAGAGCCAATGCAACAAAGGGAAGATAGGATTCCATCACTTTGCGGGTAACACCCCAGTTTGGTAGCAAAATCATCAGTACCCAGAAGGGCAAAACGAAGAGATTGGCAATATTGAACAGTTGAGCGAACATCATAAAACTGAGTATGACCGTTAAAGATTCACTACCCGTGATTCTACCGAACGTCAGACAGTAGAATCTGATTGAGTATCGTCAACAGCGGACTGTCCAATGCCAAACCCATCATCGCCCCAACAGTCTATTCGCGCCCATGTTTTCATTGCCGGAAGAGTTCAGGGCGTCGGCTACCGCTATTTCACTATGGATGAAGCTGCCCGATTAGGGGTGAATGGTTGGGTGCGGAATGTCCCGGATGGGCGTGTGGAAGCGGTTTTTGAAGGAAGTAGGAATACGGTTGAAAGTATGATTCGTTGGTGTCACACAGGACCAACGGCAGCTAGGGTTCAAGATGTGGCGGTTGAATACGAGGAACCTGAAGGGCTTTTAGGATTTAAGATTGAGCGTTCAAGGCGATAGTCAGGAGTACTGAGCCTAAACGAGTATAAAAAGCAAAGAAGGAAATTCTCTCAACCTTACCCAAATTTTTTGTTTAGCCTACGGCCTTGTTCGAGCAGGCTCATGTACACTGACTCATTCTAAGACCTTGAAATTATTGTTTTCTGTTAGAAGCCCTGTATGGTTTAGTACAGCCCTATCTAAACGTCTCTTTCTTCTGGCTCAAAAACTCCTGACTTCTAGGTTTCTAAAAGTTATGAGCTAAAGCAAGAAGATGACCAGCAACAGAAAGACAACGAACGATAAGCTAGATTCAACATAGAAAGGGAGAGCCATAGTCGGTTTCATCAGTACACCTCATTTGAGACATGAAATACAGTGAATTGAGCTGGCTGCCTATAGGGCTTTTGAGACGTTTGATTAGCATAGTGACTGAAAATATTCGGTCTGCTTGCTATATATTTTCAACAAACATCTCTAGCTTCGACATAACTACTCGGAAATATCTAAACTCTATCCAGAACAATTGTTCGCTAGCTAGTGTAACACTTTGGAGCGCCTATTCCTGAATCAAACTTTTGTAGGAAGTAAACTTAGATAGGAGAGAAACCTGTTGCATTCCGGAGTCCCTAGAAAAATTTTAAATAGGTAGTGTAGTGCTAGGGTGGGTATTTTGCCTACCCTGTAGTTAGGGTCAGCGTTACGCTAGGGGGCTATTAGTATCGTGTGACCGCTAGGGGGCTATTAGTATCGTGTGACACTGGTTTCACCTGGAAGATGTACGTCCCTCAGAGGGATGCTCTTGAAGCCGAGCGCCTGAGCTGAACCTCTAGAACATTACATGGCTTGCATCAACAGGAAAGAAAACTGTGATAATTATTACAGTTACTTCACAAAACCTAAGATTTTCCAGAAGTTTATTACACTTAGCTCGGAATCCTTACGCTCTATATCCATCAGGCAGTCTGCAAAATGTACAACCAAGTCTCTAACACCCATATTGAAAAATCACAGGTTTTAATCACACCGATTGAAATCAAGTCTCAATTACCTTTAACCGATTTAGCAGAGATAACAGTTTTAAAATCTCGGCAGGAGCTAGAAGCGATTCTAGACGGTAAAGACCAGAGGAAATTTCTTGTCGTTGGCCCCTGCTCGATTCATGATGTTCAAGCAGCGCAAGACTATGCTAAAAAACTGAAAATTCTTTCAGACCAAGTCAAAGATAAACTGCTTCTCATTATGAGAGTTTACTTTGAAAAACCGAGAACCACTGTCGGCTGGAAAGGATTAATTAATGACCCCGATATGGATGATTCTTTTCATATCGAAAAGGGGTTAATCATGGCACGGAAACTCCTAATCGAAATTGCTGAGATTGGATTGCCCACCGCCACAGAAGCTCTAGATCCTATAGTACCTCAATATATTAGCGATCTTATTTCCTGGACAGCGATTGGAGCGCGCACGACCGAATCCCAAACGCATCGCGAAATGGCCAGCGGACTTTCCATGCCAGTTGGGTTTAAGAACAGTACGGATGGGAGTATTCAAGTAGCTTTAAATGCGCTGCATTCTGCTAGAGAACCCCATCATTTCTTAGGAATTAATGAAGAAGGACAGGTGAGTATTTTTAGAACCACTGGAAATGCTTATGGTCATATTATTTTAAGAGGGGGCGACCGTAAACCCAACTTTGAAGCTGAAAGTGTCAAGCTGGCCGAAGAAAAATTAAAGGAGGCTGATTTACCGTCGAAAATTGTTATCGATTGTAGCCACGGAAATTCTAAGAAGAACCACAAATTACAAGGTTCCGTCTTTGAGAATGTGGTTCAACAAATTCTCGATGGTAATAGCTCGATAGTTGGCATGATGCTGGAATCTAATTTGTACGAAGGAAGTCAACCAATTCCCAGTAATCGGAAGGAATTACAATATGGTATTTCTGTAACCGATAAGTGTATTGGCTGGGAGGAGACAGAAAAGGTTGTTTTAGCAGCCTATAGAACGTTAAATGAGGTAGACTGCCAGGTTCCTGTGGAGGTTTAATTCCGAGTGGGTGCGTAAGCGACAGCATAACGCACCCAACTAATTAGCTTCCTACTCCTATTTATTATTTATAAGGTAGAAAACAATGAGCTTAAAAGACCGTATTTCAGAAGAGATCAAAGTGGCGATGAAAGCTAAAGATAAAGTTCGCCTCGAAACAGTCCGCAGTATCAAAAAAGTCATCTTAGAAAAAGAATCGACTTTGCGCGCTCAAGGGCAAGAGACTCTCACCGAAACTCAGGAGATGGAAGTCTTAACGCAGTTGGCGAAACAACGTCGAGATTCTATTGAACAGTATCGTAAAGCTGGACGTGAGGACTTAGTCGAACAAGAATCTCAGGAACTAGCCATTCTGGAAGAGTATTTACCTAAGCAACTTTCTGATCAAGAGGTTGCAGCTATTATCGATGAAGTTATTGCTGCTGTTGGAGCGACCTCTGCTAAAGACATGGGTAAGGTGATGGGATCAGTTATGCAACAGCTTAAAGGTCGAGCCGATGGACAGAAAATTCAAGCCCTGGTCAAGGCAAAACTGAGTAGTTAACATGTGGCGTCACCAGGGGGAGAAATTGGCTTGACGGGGTCAACAGTCCCCGCCAAGTTTGATGAGCATTACCCTCTCCTACCAATCAACTACGCTTGTACTTGTTGCTGCGGAGGCATGACGACCTTCTTCGCTAAGCCAAGAGTTTTTAGAACTTGAATCGCCCACCAAGTCATATCCACTTCCCACCACTGACGTCCAGCCGGTGCCACATTGGGTTGAGCGTGGTGATTATTGTGCCAACCTTCTCCATAGGTTAAAATCGCCGCCCACCAGAGATTCCGAGAACCATCTTTTACGTCGTATGTTTGATAACCACGCATGTGAGTAGCTGAATTAATCAACCAAGTACTGTGCCAGAGTAACACGGCTCTCGCAAACATTCCCCAGATGACAAACGACCATCCTCCTAGAGCATACAGCAACAGACCTAGAGGAATCTGGAGTAATAAAAAGTAGCGATCGAGCCAGCAATAATAGGGGTCTCGTGCAAGATCTGGAGCATATTTTTTATAGGTTTCTCGGTCAAAAAGACCTGGTGTTTGATAGACCAACCACAACATGTGGCTCCACCAAAAACCCCGTTTTGCTGAGTATGGGTCT is a window of Microcoleus sp. AS-A8 DNA encoding:
- a CDS encoding acylphosphatase produces the protein MPNPSSPQQSIRAHVFIAGRVQGVGYRYFTMDEAARLGVNGWVRNVPDGRVEAVFEGSRNTVESMIRWCHTGPTAARVQDVAVEYEEPEGLLGFKIERSRR
- a CDS encoding fatty acid desaturase, whose amino-acid sequence is MTYKTVAAAPDSRADLKFNWVSATFFVAIHALAMLAPWFFSWSALGVCLFLHWLFGSIGICLGYHRLLTHRSLQVPKWLEYIITTIGTLALQGGPMFWVAGHRQHHAHPEDDVKDPYSAKRGFWWSHMLWLVYQTPGLFDRETYKKYAPDLARDPYYCWLDRYFLLLQIPLGLLLYALGGWSFVIWGMFARAVLLWHSTWLINSATHMRGYQTYDVKDGSRNLWWAAILTYGEGWHNNHHAQPNVAPAGRQWWEVDMTWWAIQVLKTLGLAKKVVMPPQQQVQA
- a CDS encoding 3-deoxy-7-phosphoheptulonate synthase, whose product is MYNQVSNTHIEKSQVLITPIEIKSQLPLTDLAEITVLKSRQELEAILDGKDQRKFLVVGPCSIHDVQAAQDYAKKLKILSDQVKDKLLLIMRVYFEKPRTTVGWKGLINDPDMDDSFHIEKGLIMARKLLIEIAEIGLPTATEALDPIVPQYISDLISWTAIGARTTESQTHREMASGLSMPVGFKNSTDGSIQVALNALHSAREPHHFLGINEEGQVSIFRTTGNAYGHIILRGGDRKPNFEAESVKLAEEKLKEADLPSKIVIDCSHGNSKKNHKLQGSVFENVVQQILDGNSSIVGMMLESNLYEGSQPIPSNRKELQYGISVTDKCIGWEETEKVVLAAYRTLNEVDCQVPVEV
- a CDS encoding ABA4-like family protein, producing MMFAQLFNIANLFVLPFWVLMILLPNWGVTRKVMESYLPFVALALLYIYLFISSITPESAAALSNPQLADIARFFADEKAAATGWIHFLVMDLFVGRWIYLEGQRTGVWTVHSLALCLFAGPMGLLSHILTHWISQRFSSTPDSESATPSTGTP
- a CDS encoding GatB/YqeY domain-containing protein, with protein sequence MSLKDRISEEIKVAMKAKDKVRLETVRSIKKVILEKESTLRAQGQETLTETQEMEVLTQLAKQRRDSIEQYRKAGREDLVEQESQELAILEEYLPKQLSDQEVAAIIDEVIAAVGATSAKDMGKVMGSVMQQLKGRADGQKIQALVKAKLSS